A portion of the Sulfurospirillum diekertiae genome contains these proteins:
- a CDS encoding molybdopterin oxidoreductase family protein, with translation MSTSRVICPYCGTGCNVDLHVENNKIMSANGTKDHPVNDSQLCLKGLYGWDYVGANDRLKNPLIRKKDGKFSRDGEFVEASWDEALDLVVSKFKESIEKYGKRSIAGNFSARCTLEENYVSQKLMRVAIGNNNVDHCARVUHAPTVAGLAKTIGNGAATNSFTEIGLYSNCILMIGSNPENGHPIAAMHIQRALDRGAKLIVIDPILTEMAQKADVHIQLPPEHNIPIINAILHYIIANDLCDNDFIAKYTTGFDYVKETVQGYSPESVSKMTGVPQALIEKAAHLYATIKPAALTHGMGVTHFNHGVGNVYDVSNLFLCTGNIGELGSGDYPLRGQQNVQGACDMAVLPNIFPNLKPVTDPEARAFFEKMWECKLDDKIGVHKTQVPDAIMSGEVKVFYTIGENPVISEPNTNHFLKGLAHLDFYVVQDIFLTETALKADVVLPAVCGPEKDGCYANAERRVQRNHKAVDAVGNVKQDWQIICEIAKRLGAKGFDYKNPEEIWEEVRQADPARYGGMSYDRLEKEHGLHWPCPTLVHPGTPSMYMDKKFYTPDQKARFAPVVFVDDKSKIPAAQKALAEKLNLPEGYPHMAGSVDEKTDSTYPIELLTTRKVYQYTVGTMTRKSPALECGADLHGPAAEINPATAAEYDVEEGDFVAIESRYGSIAIKVEVTEVVPKNVMQMAFHYWEGHSNELTSNGVDPISLTPTYKAAVKMKKITSEEYFATLMEKREKFYSQKIIYFDAHHH, from the coding sequence ATGAGTACATCACGTGTTATATGTCCTTATTGTGGAACTGGGTGTAATGTTGATTTACATGTAGAAAACAATAAAATTATGAGTGCAAATGGTACCAAAGACCATCCTGTTAATGACTCACAATTGTGTCTTAAAGGACTTTATGGTTGGGATTATGTCGGCGCGAACGATCGGTTGAAAAACCCATTGATTCGTAAAAAAGACGGTAAATTTTCCAGAGACGGAGAATTTGTCGAAGCTTCATGGGATGAGGCACTTGATTTGGTTGTATCCAAATTTAAAGAATCCATTGAAAAATATGGCAAACGCTCCATTGCAGGTAACTTTTCAGCGCGCTGTACATTAGAAGAAAATTATGTCTCACAAAAATTGATGAGAGTCGCCATAGGAAATAATAATGTAGACCACTGTGCTCGCGTTTGACATGCACCTACAGTAGCCGGTTTGGCTAAAACAATAGGTAACGGTGCAGCAACCAACAGCTTTACAGAAATTGGTTTATACAGTAATTGTATCTTAATGATAGGCTCAAATCCAGAGAATGGTCATCCGATTGCAGCAATGCATATTCAAAGAGCATTAGACCGAGGCGCTAAACTGATTGTCATTGATCCGATATTAACCGAAATGGCACAAAAAGCAGATGTGCATATTCAATTGCCACCTGAGCATAACATTCCGATTATCAATGCGATACTTCATTACATCATTGCCAATGATCTATGTGATAATGATTTTATTGCGAAGTATACAACGGGATTTGATTATGTTAAAGAGACCGTTCAAGGGTATAGTCCTGAGTCAGTCTCAAAAATGACAGGTGTGCCTCAAGCGTTAATTGAAAAAGCGGCGCATCTTTATGCGACTATCAAACCAGCAGCACTGACGCATGGTATGGGTGTAACCCATTTTAATCATGGTGTGGGTAATGTGTATGATGTATCGAATTTGTTTTTATGTACGGGAAATATTGGAGAACTGGGTTCTGGGGATTATCCACTTCGTGGGCAACAAAATGTACAAGGTGCATGCGATATGGCCGTACTTCCTAACATTTTTCCGAACCTAAAACCTGTGACAGACCCAGAAGCACGTGCATTTTTTGAAAAAATGTGGGAGTGTAAACTCGATGATAAAATTGGTGTGCATAAAACACAAGTGCCTGATGCTATTATGAGTGGTGAAGTGAAAGTGTTCTATACCATTGGCGAAAATCCAGTAATTTCAGAACCTAATACGAATCACTTCTTAAAAGGGTTAGCACATCTTGATTTTTACGTGGTGCAAGATATCTTTTTAACCGAAACCGCTCTTAAAGCAGATGTTGTGCTTCCCGCGGTGTGTGGTCCAGAAAAAGATGGCTGTTATGCCAATGCAGAACGTCGTGTTCAACGTAACCATAAAGCGGTTGATGCGGTGGGTAATGTCAAACAAGATTGGCAAATTATTTGTGAAATCGCCAAACGTTTAGGTGCGAAAGGCTTTGATTATAAAAATCCTGAAGAGATTTGGGAAGAGGTAAGGCAAGCCGATCCTGCACGCTATGGCGGTATGAGTTACGATCGTTTGGAGAAAGAGCATGGGTTGCATTGGCCGTGTCCAACGTTGGTTCATCCCGGTACGCCTTCGATGTATATGGATAAAAAATTCTATACACCCGATCAAAAGGCGCGTTTTGCACCGGTTGTCTTTGTGGACGATAAAAGTAAAATTCCAGCTGCGCAAAAAGCATTGGCTGAAAAGCTTAACCTTCCTGAGGGATATCCACATATGGCAGGTTCTGTGGATGAAAAGACCGATAGCACCTACCCAATAGAGCTTTTAACGACACGAAAAGTGTATCAATATACGGTTGGTACGATGACACGAAAGTCTCCTGCTCTTGAGTGTGGAGCAGATCTTCATGGTCCAGCAGCAGAAATCAATCCCGCAACTGCGGCAGAGTATGATGTGGAAGAAGGCGATTTTGTGGCGATAGAAAGCAGGTATGGCTCGATTGCCATTAAGGTCGAAGTCACTGAAGTCGTTCCTAAAAATGTGATGCAAATGGCATTCCACTATTGGGAGGGACACTCTAATGAGCTCACCAGTAATGGTGTTGATCCTATCTCTTTAACGCCAACCTATAAAGCGGCAGTGAAGATGAAAAAGATCACGTCAGAGGAGTATTTTGCGACGTTAATGGAAAAAAGAGAGAAGTTTTATTCTCAAAAAATTATCTATTTCGATGCACATCATCATTAA
- a CDS encoding response regulator transcription factor yields the protein MSECNLLDVLSNKKVLCVEDEACILNNIMESLELFFGKVVGVRDGVEALDEAQSNLYDVLMLDISIPHMDGLEVVKKIREFDKKIPIIILSAHTEQDYLWRAVELKITRYLVKPYDKNTLIKALEDVAMELIGHTPMFQITVTCKYDFCKKTVFHTEGELAHLSKSESRLLEYFLKRPNQTVTYEQLFDYMWEFEQPSKEALKSIVKELRKKIDNNFIKNLYGVGYLCEI from the coding sequence ATGAGCGAGTGCAATCTTTTAGATGTGTTATCCAATAAAAAAGTGCTATGTGTCGAAGATGAAGCCTGTATTTTGAATAATATCATGGAATCATTGGAGCTTTTTTTTGGCAAAGTTGTGGGAGTCAGAGATGGTGTTGAAGCACTAGACGAAGCCCAAAGTAATCTTTATGATGTTCTCATGCTCGACATATCCATTCCTCATATGGATGGATTAGAAGTGGTGAAGAAGATTCGCGAATTTGACAAAAAAATTCCCATTATTATTCTCTCCGCCCACACAGAGCAAGATTATCTTTGGCGGGCAGTTGAGCTTAAAATTACACGTTATTTGGTTAAGCCTTACGATAAAAACACACTCATTAAAGCGCTAGAAGATGTGGCAATGGAACTCATTGGACATACCCCTATGTTTCAAATAACCGTTACATGTAAATATGATTTTTGTAAAAAAACTGTTTTTCACACAGAAGGTGAGTTAGCCCATTTATCCAAAAGTGAGAGTAGGCTATTGGAATACTTTTTAAAACGTCCCAATCAAACCGTAACGTATGAACAGCTTTTTGATTATATGTGGGAGTTTGAACAACCAAGTAAAGAAGCACTCAAGTCTATTGTCAAGGAATTGCGTAAGAAAATAGACAACAACTTTATCAAAAACCTTTACGGCGTTGGGTACTTGTGTGAAATATAG
- a CDS encoding ATP-binding protein: MKYSFKVIIALFVVLYAIITLLFFNFYRELAMKDARQEGIFILDTMNAIRDYISTVQRPLIEELKEKKMLVEDFFDPRLLSASYITREIYNIQLAKDTINYDYKLVATDPLNPEHKGNEFENEVLETLKEGKAKEFSKIIQENNKSYFFVGLPIRNSQESCLQCHTTTNAPKGMMEQYHHIPTFESKVGDVIAMLSLKIPVYSILTYHIKEFVVGGSVMFIVFVIFILFIYKIYRNEQRLQEKTTMLMMSQNRLASMGEMIGNISHQWRQPLAQVGSILINLELHSDKDKLTKEKLTQKIKEANEQLSFMSSTIDDFKNFFAPSTSKKEFSAQEVIYRAQKLLSASLEKYAIQVCTDIQNNFIRYGHSNEIVQVLINIMNNAKEAFLTHEIKERKIEITAFLQNGVPVITLQNNAGCIDETVIDKIFDPYFTTKESSSGLGLYMSKMIIEKNSATIRVENSNDGVIFTIIF; the protein is encoded by the coding sequence GTGAAATATAGTTTTAAGGTTATCATAGCGCTCTTTGTGGTCCTTTATGCGATCATTACACTGCTTTTTTTTAATTTTTACCGCGAACTGGCGATGAAAGATGCCAGACAAGAGGGCATTTTTATTTTAGATACGATGAATGCGATTCGTGACTATATCTCGACAGTACAACGCCCTTTGATCGAAGAGCTTAAAGAGAAAAAGATGCTTGTGGAAGACTTTTTTGATCCACGGTTGCTTTCAGCTTCCTATATTACCCGCGAAATTTACAACATACAGCTTGCAAAAGATACCATTAATTATGACTATAAGTTGGTGGCAACTGACCCTCTAAATCCTGAACATAAGGGCAATGAATTTGAAAATGAGGTTTTAGAAACACTTAAAGAGGGAAAAGCTAAAGAGTTTTCAAAAATCATTCAAGAGAACAATAAATCGTATTTTTTTGTAGGACTCCCGATTCGCAACAGTCAAGAGTCTTGCTTGCAGTGTCATACGACGACGAATGCCCCTAAAGGCATGATGGAGCAGTACCATCATATTCCCACCTTTGAGAGTAAAGTAGGCGATGTGATTGCAATGTTGTCTCTTAAAATTCCCGTTTACAGTATTTTGACCTATCACATCAAAGAGTTTGTTGTCGGCGGCTCGGTGATGTTTATAGTGTTTGTCATTTTTATCTTGTTTATTTATAAAATTTACAGAAATGAACAACGCCTTCAAGAGAAGACAACTATGCTGATGATGAGTCAAAACCGGCTAGCTTCCATGGGTGAAATGATTGGCAATATTTCGCATCAATGGCGGCAACCTCTCGCTCAAGTGGGTTCTATTTTGATCAATCTTGAACTGCACAGCGACAAAGATAAGCTCACCAAAGAGAAGTTAACGCAAAAGATTAAAGAAGCCAATGAACAACTCTCTTTTATGTCAAGTACCATAGACGATTTTAAAAATTTCTTTGCACCAAGCACATCGAAAAAAGAGTTTAGTGCCCAAGAGGTTATTTACAGAGCTCAAAAGCTTCTGAGTGCTTCGTTAGAAAAGTATGCGATTCAGGTATGCACTGACATTCAAAATAATTTTATACGGTATGGGCATTCCAATGAGATTGTGCAAGTGCTGATTAATATTATGAACAATGCAAAAGAGGCATTTTTGACACATGAAATCAAAGAGAGAAAAATTGAAATAACAGCTTTTTTACAAAATGGTGTACCTGTAATCACGCTTCAAAATAATGCAGGGTGTATTGACGAAACGGTAATTGATAAAATTTTTGATCCTTATTTTACGACAAAAGAGTCTAGTAGTGGGCTAGGGCTTTATATGAGTAAGATGATTATCGAAAAAAATAGTGCTACCATTCGTGTTGAAAATAGTAATGATGGCGTTATCTTTACAATTATTTTTTAG
- a CDS encoding cytochrome C, translated as MGISIFATGALASDEGGHTMQMTKEARDVIANPKGTKESRGVVSLQDYIVEEQAMYDWLFKNHPIFTKYGGKTVGKLVVADRGHEWLAEGHGKDMSKASKRGADALSSMMYRVARTSTLSYPNKFIGPEKCGECHPAQYETWSRSRHATTVRFPGEHPEVNNKLNDPVFSSDSASILPQGITPDVIYCTIGHLRTKLGFFDAWLLRGTYHVEGGLLKNGTGQITAGANQFQRTWALNLTPEVAQKIKKYVPDFPVTLADYGVNGGYVRGLASYAAKYKTEMAFQASTSYCEVCHPWKFDFKSSAEFYGALGNAKELQKHTISKGVSCEECHGAGGHLEGSSGLLYSDCERCHQRFDYSPDLAKNPAIAGKPDLALSSKFKSMGPGCGTEGAQSYFTAHYDKGMRCTTCHDPHDVTGPVTGEKDLKGTVNYNSEQGYLSSLYTKPKLKKNCADCHKEAAYIQSKSDTHSKNSCQSCHMPYMMSCENFYAIQFQDQAGFDTQRRSHIWKIDVDPKHKTLVPGSKATGPRDAKDWHFERDDKGHNFVDLMWSCARTSWADKEQIDAKGCHSIVQSELKETLHFKDQKQVYDEVMGWQTPVKDKYTQVKVGIQGLYAMLEVKKLTPSDKTRVYELIEKAQEAVDLLEKDGSWGMHGFKYTKQRIDAAVEYITEAQRIVGKNVK; from the coding sequence ATGGGTATCAGTATCTTCGCTACAGGGGCACTTGCTTCTGACGAGGGCGGGCATACGATGCAAATGACTAAGGAAGCGCGGGATGTCATTGCTAATCCTAAGGGGACAAAGGAAAGCAGAGGCGTTGTCTCGTTGCAAGACTACATTGTAGAAGAGCAGGCTATGTATGACTGGCTCTTTAAAAACCATCCTATTTTTACCAAATACGGTGGCAAAACGGTTGGCAAACTTGTTGTTGCAGATCGTGGACATGAGTGGCTAGCAGAAGGTCATGGTAAAGACATGTCTAAAGCGAGTAAACGTGGCGCAGATGCTCTTAGTTCTATGATGTACAGAGTAGCAAGAACATCAACACTCTCTTATCCAAATAAGTTCATTGGACCAGAGAAATGTGGTGAGTGTCACCCTGCACAATACGAGACATGGAGCAGATCACGACATGCAACAACCGTACGTTTTCCGGGTGAGCATCCAGAGGTCAACAACAAGTTGAATGACCCTGTATTCTCAAGCGATTCAGCATCTATCTTACCACAAGGTATTACGCCAGATGTTATCTACTGTACAATTGGGCATTTACGAACTAAACTGGGCTTCTTTGATGCTTGGTTGCTTCGTGGTACTTACCATGTAGAAGGTGGTCTTCTTAAAAATGGTACAGGTCAAATCACCGCGGGTGCAAACCAATTCCAACGAACATGGGCACTCAATCTTACGCCTGAAGTTGCACAAAAAATCAAAAAATATGTCCCTGATTTTCCTGTAACACTAGCAGACTATGGTGTAAATGGTGGTTATGTAAGAGGTCTTGCTTCGTATGCAGCTAAATATAAAACAGAGATGGCTTTCCAAGCATCTACTTCCTATTGTGAAGTATGTCATCCATGGAAATTCGATTTCAAAAGTTCAGCAGAGTTCTACGGCGCACTTGGTAATGCGAAAGAGCTTCAAAAACACACGATCTCTAAAGGAGTTTCTTGTGAAGAATGTCATGGTGCTGGCGGTCACTTAGAGGGTAGTTCAGGACTTCTCTATTCTGATTGTGAGCGTTGTCATCAACGATTTGACTATAGCCCAGACTTAGCTAAAAATCCTGCAATCGCGGGTAAACCAGATTTGGCACTTAGTTCCAAATTCAAATCAATGGGACCTGGATGTGGAACTGAAGGTGCGCAATCTTACTTTACGGCACACTACGATAAAGGTATGAGATGTACAACCTGTCATGATCCTCATGATGTTACAGGACCTGTTACGGGCGAAAAAGACCTTAAAGGTACGGTTAACTACAATTCAGAGCAAGGCTATTTGAGTTCACTTTACACGAAGCCAAAACTCAAAAAGAATTGTGCAGATTGTCACAAAGAAGCAGCGTATATTCAGTCAAAATCTGATACGCACAGTAAAAACAGTTGTCAAAGTTGTCACATGCCATATATGATGAGCTGTGAAAACTTCTATGCAATCCAATTCCAAGATCAAGCGGGATTTGATACACAACGAAGATCACATATCTGGAAAATTGATGTTGATCCTAAACACAAAACTTTGGTACCAGGTTCAAAAGCTACCGGTCCTAGAGATGCAAAAGATTGGCATTTTGAACGTGACGATAAAGGTCATAATTTTGTTGACTTGATGTGGTCATGTGCACGTACCAGTTGGGCTGATAAAGAACAAATTGATGCTAAAGGTTGCCATAGTATCGTTCAATCAGAACTCAAAGAGACACTTCACTTCAAAGACCAAAAACAAGTCTATGATGAAGTTATGGGATGGCAAACACCTGTCAAAGACAAATATACACAGGTCAAAGTGGGCATCCAAGGTCTTTATGCAATGCTTGAAGTCAAAAAACTCACTCCATCTGATAAGACAAGAGTCTATGAGTTGATTGAAAAAGCGCAAGAGGCCGTTGATCTTCTTGAAAAAGATGGTTCATGGGGTATGCATGGATTTAAATATACCAAACAAAGAATTGATGCAGCAGTTGAGTATATTACTGAAGCACAAAGAATTGTGGGTAAAAATGTTAAGTAG
- a CDS encoding FKBP-type peptidyl-prolyl cis-trans isomerase, with translation MRSKKISIGLFVFICLVSQGFAGELKTQVQKESYSIGVSTGSYISNQLFEQSEMGAKVDVNAVIDGFVDALKKQQKLSDEEIITNLNNRAEVLNKVSQEKFKQALDKNIADGKKYLANNAKNKNVKTTKSGLQYEVLTLGAGAKPQKESIVLINYKAYLVDGKVFDDTYARKEPAHLSMINIVDGLQEGLMLMNEGSKYKLVIPSELAYGNADMQEIPGGSTVIFEVELTKVLKPGELANSAKPLSEEEMKQAHGVEKKKL, from the coding sequence ATGAGAAGTAAAAAAATTTCTATAGGATTATTTGTATTTATTTGTTTGGTTTCTCAAGGTTTTGCTGGTGAGCTAAAAACACAAGTACAAAAAGAGTCATATAGTATTGGTGTTTCCACCGGAAGCTATATTTCCAATCAACTTTTTGAACAATCTGAAATGGGTGCAAAAGTAGATGTCAATGCCGTTATTGACGGTTTTGTTGATGCACTCAAAAAGCAACAAAAATTGAGCGATGAAGAGATTATTACCAATTTAAATAATCGTGCTGAAGTCTTAAACAAAGTCAGCCAAGAAAAATTCAAACAAGCGTTAGATAAAAATATTGCTGATGGCAAAAAATATTTAGCCAATAATGCTAAAAATAAAAATGTTAAAACAACAAAATCAGGATTGCAATACGAAGTGCTCACGCTTGGTGCGGGTGCTAAGCCACAAAAAGAGAGCATTGTCCTTATTAATTATAAAGCGTATTTAGTAGATGGTAAAGTGTTTGATGATACTTATGCGCGTAAAGAGCCAGCGCATCTTTCCATGATTAATATTGTGGATGGATTACAAGAAGGATTGATGCTCATGAATGAGGGCTCTAAATATAAGTTGGTTATTCCAAGTGAACTTGCGTATGGAAATGCAGATATGCAAGAGATTCCTGGAGGCTCAACGGTTATTTTTGAGGTAGAGTTGACGAAGGTACTTAAACCGGGTGAACTTGCTAACAGTGCAAAACCACTCAGTGAAGAGGAAATGAAACAAGCTCATGGGGTTGAGAAAAAGAAACTGTAG
- a CDS encoding 4Fe-4S dicluster domain-containing protein, translating into MENDGKRRAFLKYIGLGSVTLGTAGYSVALETEKKEKKPHYGMIFDQNKCVGCTDCEVACRKVNAVPEGQVRLYVENKTDPATPMEKRYVRVSCQQCEDAPCVAVCPSKACHRDGKTGIVTMNPDDCIACKYCIVACPYDVRFINEKTKAAENCNFCLNTNLAKGQAPGCVEACKYKALVFGDLNDENSYINQILQVKDSVRMKPTYGTKPSLRYIPVVKVGV; encoded by the coding sequence ATGGAAAATGACGGGAAAAGAAGAGCCTTTCTAAAATATATAGGTTTGGGTTCTGTTACATTGGGCACTGCGGGTTACAGTGTCGCATTGGAAACAGAAAAAAAAGAGAAGAAACCACATTACGGGATGATTTTTGATCAAAACAAATGTGTGGGCTGTACGGATTGTGAAGTAGCGTGCCGAAAAGTAAATGCTGTACCCGAAGGGCAAGTAAGGCTTTACGTTGAAAATAAAACAGACCCAGCAACACCGATGGAAAAACGCTATGTACGTGTTTCGTGTCAGCAGTGTGAAGATGCACCCTGTGTTGCAGTGTGCCCTAGTAAAGCATGTCATCGAGACGGCAAAACGGGTATTGTTACCATGAATCCAGATGATTGTATCGCCTGTAAATACTGCATCGTAGCGTGTCCGTATGATGTTCGTTTTATCAATGAAAAAACAAAAGCAGCGGAGAATTGTAATTTCTGTCTTAATACCAACTTGGCTAAAGGGCAAGCGCCAGGTTGTGTGGAAGCGTGTAAATATAAAGCATTGGTATTTGGTGATTTAAACGATGAGAATTCGTACATCAACCAAATCTTACAGGTCAAAGATTCTGTTCGCATGAAGCCGACGTATGGAACAAAACCGAGCTTGCGATACATACCTGTTGTAAAGGTGGGGGTGTGA
- the nrfD gene encoding NrfD/PsrC family molybdoenzyme membrane anchor subunit: MNGAINFTHGFSHGVEWGWPIAVYLLLAGISGGALIVALLVRFYKKQQVDTPLLKAASLVSFVTIAFGMVFLVGDLEKPLYFWKILIHYNFTSVMSIGVMAISIYIPLTLIMCLYMFEKEISMVLAKKSQLVSYFAMIMAILTKIRPFIEVLSVIFAVVICAYTGFLISVLVRFPILNTAILPALFVVSGLSAGTASAGMVASYLFKEDTHSSDLKTLHTIEWPIMAVEIMLIAMLFVSLLVGNEFQQTTTVAFKSGVFANLFWFGVMGVGFGLPLVLNFALGKKMASTHMAFYLSGMANVLGVLCLRMFIIYAGQTFGV, translated from the coding sequence ATGAATGGAGCTATTAATTTTACACACGGATTTTCACATGGCGTTGAGTGGGGTTGGCCGATCGCGGTTTATCTTCTGCTTGCAGGTATCTCAGGTGGTGCGCTTATTGTTGCATTATTGGTACGTTTCTATAAAAAACAACAGGTTGATACACCATTGCTCAAAGCAGCTTCTTTAGTCTCCTTTGTGACGATTGCGTTTGGTATGGTCTTTTTGGTGGGCGATCTTGAAAAACCACTTTATTTTTGGAAAATTTTGATTCATTATAATTTCACATCGGTCATGTCTATTGGTGTTATGGCGATTTCGATCTATATTCCACTCACATTGATTATGTGCCTTTATATGTTTGAGAAAGAAATTTCGATGGTGTTGGCAAAGAAGAGCCAATTGGTGAGCTATTTTGCGATGATTATGGCTATTTTGACTAAAATCCGCCCTTTCATTGAAGTGTTAAGTGTTATCTTTGCAGTCGTTATTTGTGCCTATACTGGTTTTTTAATTTCTGTTTTGGTACGCTTTCCTATTCTCAATACAGCGATTCTTCCAGCACTTTTTGTGGTTTCGGGGCTTTCCGCTGGAACGGCGTCGGCTGGTATGGTGGCTTCGTATCTGTTCAAAGAAGACACGCACTCATCTGATCTTAAAACACTCCATACGATCGAATGGCCTATTATGGCGGTTGAGATTATGTTGATTGCGATGTTGTTTGTCTCTTTATTGGTGGGCAATGAGTTTCAACAAACGACCACCGTTGCGTTTAAAAGCGGTGTGTTTGCCAACCTCTTTTGGTTCGGTGTGATGGGAGTTGGTTTTGGACTTCCTCTAGTTCTTAACTTTGCTTTAGGCAAAAAAATGGCTTCGACACACATGGCATTTTACCTCTCTGGTATGGCAAATGTGCTAGGTGTTTTATGCCTTAGAATGTTTATTATTTACGCTGGACAAACGTTTGGCGTGTAA